In Blautia wexlerae DSM 19850, a single window of DNA contains:
- a CDS encoding MATE family efflux transporter, protein MKKDTTNDMTVGSPVSLIIKFMIPMCLGNLFQQFYNIADSIVAGKFIGVNALAAIGSTGSLMFFVTGWLNGLSSGFAIIVAQMFGAKKFDRMRHYVAMSIYLMAAFSIVMTIGFSLANKPILHLMNSPEEVFGDVTAYMGIIYAGLIITGAYNALAAFLRALGDSKSPLYFLIISAVINVILDVVFIVVFGMGVEGCGYATVIAQGISAVCCLIYIVKRFPILHLERKDFEICWDSFGRLLKLGIPMGLQFSITAIGTIIVQGAVNIYGPVHMAGFSAAGKIQNIFATVFTAFGATIATYVGQNRGAGKMDRVKQGVRYTQMMVLGWSVFVMFLMFFFGKYLTYLFVDPSEQDVVNVSVTYFRTVFWAYPFLGSIFLYRNTLQGMGYGLVPMLGGVFELVARTGIVVLIAGHTSFAGVCMADPTAWIAALIPLIPYYFHVMKKYKNKSQVQAVED, encoded by the coding sequence ATGAAAAAAGATACAACAAACGACATGACCGTCGGCAGTCCGGTGAGTCTGATAATAAAATTTATGATTCCAATGTGCCTGGGAAATCTTTTTCAGCAGTTTTATAATATTGCAGATTCCATTGTTGCCGGAAAATTTATCGGAGTAAATGCCCTTGCAGCTATCGGAAGCACCGGTTCACTGATGTTTTTTGTGACCGGCTGGCTGAATGGACTCAGCAGTGGATTTGCGATTATCGTAGCCCAGATGTTCGGAGCGAAAAAATTTGACAGGATGCGCCATTATGTTGCCATGTCCATTTACCTTATGGCTGCATTTTCCATTGTCATGACCATAGGATTCAGTCTTGCGAACAAACCAATCCTGCATCTGATGAATTCGCCGGAAGAGGTATTTGGTGATGTAACTGCATATATGGGAATTATTTATGCAGGCCTTATTATCACAGGTGCATATAATGCACTTGCGGCTTTCCTGCGTGCGCTGGGTGACTCCAAGTCGCCATTGTATTTCCTGATCATTTCGGCTGTGATCAATGTTATTCTGGATGTAGTTTTTATTGTAGTCTTTGGAATGGGTGTAGAAGGATGCGGATATGCCACAGTGATCGCACAGGGAATTTCGGCAGTGTGCTGCCTGATTTATATTGTAAAAAGATTTCCGATCCTTCATCTGGAACGGAAGGATTTTGAGATATGCTGGGACAGTTTCGGCAGACTTCTGAAGCTTGGAATTCCTATGGGACTGCAGTTTTCGATTACAGCAATCGGAACCATTATTGTACAGGGCGCGGTCAATATTTACGGACCTGTACATATGGCCGGATTCTCTGCTGCCGGTAAGATCCAGAATATTTTTGCCACAGTATTTACAGCCTTCGGTGCAACCATAGCAACCTATGTAGGTCAGAACAGGGGCGCAGGAAAAATGGATCGTGTGAAACAGGGAGTCCGTTACACGCAGATGATGGTCCTGGGATGGAGCGTTTTTGTTATGTTCCTGATGTTTTTCTTCGGAAAATATCTGACATATCTTTTCGTAGATCCATCGGAACAGGACGTAGTAAATGTGTCTGTTACTTATTTCCGGACAGTATTCTGGGCATATCCGTTTCTCGGAAGTATTTTCCTCTATCGAAATACTCTGCAGGGAATGGGATATGGACTTGTACCAATGCTTGGCGGGGTATTTGAACTGGTGGCGAGAACCGGAATTGTCGTATTGATTGCGGGACATACTTCCTTTGCCGGTGTCTGTATGGCTGACCCGACCGCATGGATCGCCGCACTGATCCCACTGATTCCTTATTATTTTCATGTGATGAAGAAATATAAGAACAAAAGTCAGGTACAGGCAGTGGAGGATTAA
- the yyaC gene encoding spore protease YyaC encodes MVFYVDSQKSSSAEEIAFLLNKCILQYPGRWSELVFLCIGSDRVTGDCLGPYIGHQLLEHLNTDTHGVYVYGTLKSPVHALNLSRISRQIKILHPEGLVIAVDASLGQKKHLGYVTIADGALYPGAAVQKELPPVGDIHITGIVNIAGVLEQLTLQTTRLSTVISLADTITQGIVNYTNSLICL; translated from the coding sequence ATGGTATTTTATGTGGACTCACAGAAAAGCAGTTCTGCTGAGGAAATCGCTTTTCTTTTAAATAAATGTATTCTTCAATATCCCGGCAGATGGTCGGAACTGGTTTTTCTGTGTATCGGAAGTGACCGCGTGACAGGAGACTGTCTCGGTCCCTATATCGGACACCAGTTACTTGAACATCTGAATACGGACACTCATGGCGTTTATGTTTACGGTACCCTGAAAAGCCCCGTACATGCTTTAAATCTTTCCAGAATTTCCCGCCAGATCAAAATTCTGCATCCCGAAGGTCTGGTTATTGCAGTGGATGCCTCTCTTGGACAAAAAAAGCACCTGGGGTATGTGACCATCGCAGATGGTGCACTTTACCCAGGTGCTGCAGTTCAGAAAGAACTTCCTCCTGTTGGTGATATCCATATCACAGGGATTGTAAACATTGCAGGTGTACTGGAACAGCTAACCCTTCAGACTACCCGCCTGTCTACGGTAATCTCTCTGGCAGATACCATCACACAGGGAATCGTAAATTATACAAATTCTTTGATCTGTTTGTAG
- a CDS encoding 6-phosphofructokinase: MIKRIGMLTSGGDCQALNATMRGVVKGLSNNLDELEVYGFDDGYKGLIYGKYRMLTSKDFSGILTQGGTILGTSRQPFKLMRVPDENGLDKVEAMKQTYYKLCLDCLVILGGNGTQKTANLLREEGLNIIHLPKTIDNDIYGTDMTFGFQSAVNIATNAIDCIHTTASSHGRVFIVEIMGHKVGSLTLHAGVAGGADIILIPEIPYDIKKVTAAIQKRAKAGKRFTILAVAEGAISKEDAELPKKKYKEKLEARAKKYPSVSYEIADQIYKEIGSEVRVTVPGHTQRGGEPCPYDRVLSTRIGAGAAQAIMDGEYGIMIGVVNGKIKRVPLEECAGKLKMVSPKDQLVVAAKQIGISFGD, encoded by the coding sequence ATGATTAAAAGAATAGGTATGCTTACCAGTGGCGGTGACTGTCAGGCTCTTAACGCTACCATGCGAGGAGTAGTAAAGGGACTGAGTAACAATTTGGATGAACTGGAAGTTTATGGATTTGATGATGGATATAAAGGACTGATCTATGGTAAATACCGTATGCTCACATCCAAAGATTTTTCCGGAATCCTTACACAGGGCGGCACAATCCTCGGAACATCCAGACAGCCATTCAAACTGATGCGTGTCCCGGATGAGAATGGCCTGGACAAGGTTGAAGCAATGAAGCAGACTTATTATAAACTCTGCCTGGACTGCCTTGTGATCCTTGGCGGAAATGGTACACAGAAGACAGCAAACCTTCTGAGAGAAGAAGGACTGAACATTATCCATCTTCCAAAGACTATTGATAATGACATCTATGGCACAGACATGACCTTTGGTTTCCAGAGTGCGGTAAACATTGCCACAAATGCCATTGACTGTATCCATACGACAGCATCTTCACATGGACGTGTATTTATCGTAGAGATCATGGGACACAAGGTAGGAAGTCTGACACTTCATGCAGGTGTTGCAGGCGGTGCGGATATCATCCTGATTCCTGAGATTCCATATGATATCAAAAAAGTTACCGCAGCAATCCAGAAACGCGCCAAAGCAGGCAAGCGTTTCACAATCCTTGCAGTTGCAGAAGGTGCGATTTCCAAAGAAGACGCAGAACTTCCTAAAAAGAAATACAAAGAGAAACTGGAAGCCCGAGCAAAGAAATATCCGTCCGTTTCCTATGAGATTGCTGACCAGATCTACAAAGAGATCGGAAGCGAAGTCCGCGTTACAGTTCCGGGACATACACAGAGAGGCGGAGAACCATGTCCGTATGACCGCGTTCTTTCCACAAGAATCGGTGCAGGTGCAGCGCAGGCAATCATGGATGGTGAATATGGCATCATGATCGGCGTGGTAAACGGCAAAATTAAACGTGTACCTCTTGAAGAGTGTGCAGGTAAGCTTAAGATGGTATCACCGAAAGATCAGCTTGTAGTTGCTGCCAAACAGATTGGTATCAGCTTTGGTGACTGA
- the dnaX gene encoding DNA polymerase III subunit gamma/tau, which translates to MSYTALYRKFRPDNFADVKGQDHIVTTLTNQIKHNRIGHAYLFCGTRGTGKTTVAKILAKAVNCEHPVNGSPCNECAMCKAIQAGTAMNVIEIDAASNNGVDNIREIREEVSYRPTEGKYKVYIIDEVHMLSTGAFNALLKTLEEPPSYVMFILATTEAHKIPITILSRCQRYDFHRITIDTIAARLDELLKVEGVEAEEKAVRYVAKAGDGSMRDALSLLDQCIAFYLGQELTYDKVLEVLGAVDTEVFSKLLRKVIRGDVTGSIHILEELIVGGRELSQFVGDFTWYMRNLLLVKTSENPEEAIDVSSDNMKLLKEESTMLDVETLMRYIRIFSDLSNQIRYATQKRVLVEIALIKLCRPAMETNLDSVLDRLRVLEQRMDERPVQQVIVQQGSGKMPAETGAVQEPAGNKAPAKAAPEDLQKIVAGWRVITGQTTGMFKQMLQKSVPKYNSETGEPVLYVEFQDFLGQSYVDNPEAKKELQDIITAQTGKTVEIQMLVADKRQHTNLANITVDQAIKNNIHMDVVIEEDPDEEKGE; encoded by the coding sequence ATGAGTTACACTGCTCTTTACAGAAAGTTCAGACCGGATAATTTCGCGGATGTCAAAGGTCAGGATCACATAGTGACTACTCTGACAAATCAGATTAAGCATAACCGTATCGGCCATGCGTATCTGTTCTGCGGCACCAGAGGAACCGGTAAAACAACAGTAGCCAAAATTCTGGCGAAGGCAGTCAACTGTGAGCATCCCGTAAATGGCAGCCCCTGTAATGAATGTGCCATGTGCAAGGCAATCCAGGCAGGAACTGCAATGAATGTGATCGAGATCGATGCTGCATCCAACAATGGTGTGGATAATATACGTGAGATCAGAGAAGAGGTTTCTTACCGCCCTACAGAAGGTAAATATAAAGTATATATTATTGATGAGGTTCATATGCTTTCCACAGGTGCCTTCAATGCCCTGCTGAAAACACTGGAGGAACCACCGTCTTATGTTATGTTTATCCTGGCAACTACAGAGGCGCACAAGATTCCGATTACGATTTTATCCAGATGCCAGAGATATGATTTCCACAGGATCACCATAGACACTATCGCGGCCAGACTGGATGAACTGCTCAAAGTTGAAGGTGTAGAAGCTGAGGAAAAAGCAGTCCGATATGTAGCGAAAGCGGGAGATGGTTCCATGCGAGATGCGCTCAGCCTTCTCGACCAGTGTATTGCTTTTTATCTTGGACAGGAACTTACCTATGATAAAGTTCTGGAGGTTCTGGGAGCCGTTGACACCGAAGTGTTTAGCAAGCTTTTGCGAAAAGTGATCCGGGGAGATGTGACAGGTTCCATTCATATCCTGGAGGAACTGATCGTAGGAGGCAGGGAACTGAGCCAGTTTGTGGGAGATTTTACCTGGTATATGAGAAATCTTCTTCTCGTTAAGACTTCTGAGAATCCGGAGGAAGCGATCGATGTCTCATCCGACAACATGAAGCTTCTGAAAGAAGAGAGCACCATGCTGGATGTGGAGACGCTGATGCGGTATATCCGTATTTTTTCGGATTTGTCCAATCAGATCCGATATGCAACCCAGAAAAGGGTTCTCGTGGAGATTGCACTGATCAAGTTGTGCCGTCCTGCAATGGAGACTAATCTGGATTCTGTTCTGGACAGACTGCGTGTGCTGGAACAGCGGATGGATGAACGTCCGGTACAGCAGGTGATCGTGCAGCAGGGTTCAGGGAAAATGCCGGCAGAAACCGGAGCAGTTCAGGAACCGGCGGGAAACAAAGCACCGGCGAAAGCTGCACCGGAAGATTTGCAGAAGATCGTGGCAGGCTGGAGAGTGATCACAGGACAGACAACAGGGATGTTTAAACAGATGCTTCAGAAATCTGTTCCGAAGTATAACAGTGAGACAGGAGAACCTGTTCTTTATGTGGAATTTCAGGATTTTCTGGGGCAGTCCTATGTGGACAATCCGGAAGCGAAGAAAGAGCTTCAGGACATCATCACTGCCCAGACAGGAAAAACAGTAGAGATCCAGATGCTGGTGGCAGATAAGCGTCAGCATACAAATCTGGCAAATATCACAGTGGACCAGGCGATAAAGAATAATATCCACATGGATGTTGTGATAGAGGAAGATCCTGATGAGGAAAAAGGAGAATAA
- a CDS encoding LacI family DNA-binding transcriptional regulator has protein sequence MSKKKATSSDVAKRAGVSQATVSMVLNKKYNVSFSRETVEKVEQAARELGYHLPGRKNRKESRKEKLIVVFCPTLTSPYYVLLLQGIEAVANKQGYGVFICNTQRDPRLEEKYLRMMGTIEPLGIIYCCNPNPDFQQQVEELAQTIPLVIISNKEKTTTIDAINQDNTVVGRMMARHLLDLGHRDVAFITPPLTRRQWQRTKRVNGFVKEFEKEGLKDHVIIKAADEAIDMQIPRMDSEYSMGYELTMELLDEGREFTAIAGQNDMMAIGALDALHEARIHVPKDVSVIGCDNIFYSGIRKISLTTIDHFVALKGRDACDIILRKIDEQDRFLTDSAPVSLYNIEYTPKLIARRTTGYVRTKKIIKYVE, from the coding sequence TTGTCTAAAAAGAAAGCAACTTCTTCTGACGTGGCAAAGAGGGCAGGAGTCTCCCAGGCAACTGTTTCCATGGTCCTGAATAAGAAATATAATGTTTCTTTTTCCAGAGAAACAGTGGAGAAGGTAGAGCAGGCAGCCAGAGAATTAGGCTATCATCTTCCCGGACGAAAGAACAGAAAAGAAAGCCGGAAAGAGAAGCTGATCGTTGTTTTTTGCCCTACGCTTACAAGCCCGTATTATGTATTGCTTCTGCAGGGAATTGAGGCAGTGGCGAACAAACAGGGATATGGTGTCTTTATCTGTAATACACAGAGAGATCCCCGTCTGGAGGAGAAGTATCTGCGCATGATGGGTACAATAGAGCCGCTTGGCATTATCTACTGCTGTAATCCAAATCCGGATTTTCAGCAGCAGGTAGAGGAACTGGCGCAGACAATCCCACTGGTTATCATCAGCAATAAAGAGAAAACTACAACTATAGATGCCATTAATCAGGATAATACAGTTGTGGGAAGGATGATGGCAAGACATCTGCTTGATCTGGGGCACAGAGATGTAGCGTTTATCACTCCGCCCCTGACAAGGAGACAATGGCAGAGAACAAAACGTGTAAATGGTTTTGTGAAAGAGTTTGAGAAAGAAGGCCTGAAGGATCATGTGATCATTAAGGCTGCGGATGAAGCTATCGATATGCAGATCCCACGGATGGATTCGGAATATTCGATGGGTTATGAGCTTACTATGGAGCTTCTGGATGAAGGCAGGGAATTTACAGCTATTGCAGGCCAGAATGATATGATGGCTATTGGTGCGCTGGATGCTCTCCATGAAGCAAGGATTCATGTACCCAAGGATGTATCGGTGATTGGGTGCGATAATATCTTTTATTCGGGAATACGGAAGATCTCTCTTACTACGATCGATCATTTCGTAGCCCTTAAAGGCAGAGATGCCTGTGATATTATACTGCGCAAAATCGATGAGCAGGACCGTTTTCTCACAGATTCTGCTCCTGTCAGTCTCTATAATATTGAATATACCCCCAAGCTGATAGCGAGACGCACTACGGGGTATGTCAGAACCAAAAAAATAATTAAATACGTCGAATGA
- a CDS encoding transketolase family protein produces the protein MSEVKKIATRASYGAALVELGKKHENLVVLDADLAAATQTGVFKKEFPERHIDCGIAECNMMGIAAGLATTGKVPFASTFAMFAAGRAFEQVRNSIAYPKINVKIGATHGGISVGEDGATHQCCEDFALMRVIPGMVVACPSDDIEAKAMVEAAYEHVGPVYMRFGRLAVPVINDRPDYKFELGKGIVLREGKDLTIIANGLCVAPALEAAEKLAADGVDAKVINIHTIKPLDEELVVAAAKETGKVVTVEEHSVIGGLGGAVCECLSEKAPVPVKRIGVNDVFGESGPATALLEKYGLDAEGIYKQIKEFV, from the coding sequence ATGTCAGAAGTAAAGAAGATCGCAACAAGAGCAAGCTACGGTGCTGCGCTGGTTGAATTAGGTAAGAAACATGAGAACCTGGTCGTTCTGGACGCTGACCTTGCTGCAGCTACTCAGACTGGCGTATTCAAAAAAGAATTTCCGGAGCGTCATATTGACTGCGGTATTGCCGAGTGTAATATGATGGGCATTGCCGCAGGTCTGGCTACTACAGGAAAAGTTCCATTTGCCAGCACATTTGCAATGTTTGCAGCAGGACGTGCTTTTGAGCAGGTTCGTAACTCTATTGCATATCCGAAAATCAATGTAAAAATTGGCGCTACTCATGGCGGAATTTCTGTAGGTGAAGATGGTGCTACCCATCAGTGTTGTGAGGATTTTGCTCTTATGAGAGTAATTCCGGGAATGGTTGTTGCCTGCCCTTCTGATGATATTGAAGCAAAAGCTATGGTAGAAGCAGCTTATGAGCATGTTGGTCCTGTATATATGAGATTTGGACGTCTGGCAGTTCCGGTTATCAATGACAGACCGGACTATAAATTTGAATTAGGCAAAGGTATTGTCCTTCGTGAAGGAAAAGACCTTACGATCATTGCAAACGGTCTCTGCGTAGCTCCTGCTCTTGAAGCTGCAGAGAAGCTTGCGGCAGACGGCGTAGATGCAAAAGTAATCAATATCCATACGATTAAGCCTCTGGATGAAGAACTTGTAGTTGCAGCAGCCAAAGAAACAGGCAAGGTTGTAACTGTAGAAGAGCATTCAGTAATCGGCGGACTTGGAGGAGCAGTATGCGAATGCCTGTCTGAGAAAGCACCTGTACCTGTAAAACGTATCGGTGTAAATGATGTATTCGGAGAATCCGGTCCTGCCACAGCTCTTCTTGAGAAATATGGTCTTGATGCAGAAGGCATCTACAAACAGATCAAAGAATTTGTATAA
- the recR gene encoding recombination mediator RecR — MEYYSSHINKLIEQLSHLPGIGAKSAQRLAFHIMNMPKDQVEQLTSSITGARENVQYCKCCCTLTDREICPICSNDKRDHSVIMVVENTRDLAAYEKTGKFDGVYHVLHGAISPMLGIGPDDIKLKELMQRLAKDEVKEVIIATNSSLEGETTAMYISKLIKPTGIKVSRIASGVPVGGDLEYIDEVTLLRALEGRVEL; from the coding sequence ATGGAATACTACAGCAGTCATATCAATAAGCTGATCGAGCAGCTTTCCCATCTTCCGGGAATCGGTGCGAAATCAGCACAGAGACTGGCATTTCACATCATGAATATGCCAAAGGATCAGGTAGAGCAGCTTACCTCTTCCATTACCGGTGCCAGAGAGAATGTACAGTATTGCAAGTGCTGCTGTACTTTGACAGACAGAGAGATCTGTCCCATCTGCAGCAATGATAAGCGTGATCATTCAGTGATCATGGTGGTAGAGAATACAAGAGATCTTGCAGCTTATGAAAAAACAGGCAAGTTTGATGGCGTTTATCATGTTCTTCATGGTGCAATCTCTCCAATGCTTGGAATCGGGCCGGATGATATCAAACTGAAAGAACTCATGCAGCGTCTGGCAAAGGATGAGGTAAAGGAAGTGATCATTGCTACCAACTCCAGTCTGGAGGGGGAAACAACGGCAATGTATATCAGTAAGCTGATCAAACCTACCGGGATCAAAGTCAGCAGGATCGCAAGCGGAGTTCCGGTAGGAGGAGATCTGGAATATATTGACGAAGTGACTCTTTTACGTGCTCTTGAGGGGCGTGTGGAGCTTTAA
- a CDS encoding YbaB/EbfC family nucleoid-associated protein, which yields MAKRGGFPGMGMPGNMNNLMKQAQKMQRQMEENQKALEEKEFTATAGGGAVEVTISGKREVTKVKLQEEVVDPDDIEMLEDLIVAATNEALRKVEEESTAVMSKLTGGLGGLGGGLPF from the coding sequence ATGGCAAAACGTGGAGGATTCCCGGGAATGGGTATGCCGGGAAATATGAATAATCTTATGAAACAGGCGCAGAAAATGCAGCGCCAGATGGAAGAGAATCAGAAAGCTCTGGAAGAGAAAGAATTTACGGCTACTGCAGGAGGCGGCGCTGTAGAGGTAACTATCTCAGGTAAGAGAGAGGTGACAAAAGTAAAGCTTCAGGAGGAAGTTGTAGATCCGGATGACATCGAAATGCTGGAAGATCTCATCGTTGCAGCTACAAACGAAGCACTTCGCAAAGTGGAAGAAGAATCTACGGCTGTTATGTCTAAACTGACAGGTGGTCTGGGCGGACTTGGCGGAGGTCTTCCATTCTGA
- a CDS encoding transketolase — protein sequence MEKLELQKIANEVRKDIVTALHSAKAGHPGGSLSAADVFTYLYFEEMNIDPKDPKKADRDRFVLSKGHTAPGYYSALAERGFFPKEDLKTLRHLGSYLQGHPDMKHIPGVDMSSGSLGQGISAAVGMALSAKLSNESYRVYTLLGDGEIQEGQVWEAAMFAGFRKLDNLVVIVDNNGLQIDGKVDEVCSPYPIDKKFEAFNFHVINVADGNDMDQLRAAFDEAKATKGMPTAIIMKTVKGKGVSFMENQVGWHGKAPNDEQYAQAMEELEKAGEALCQK from the coding sequence ATGGAAAAATTAGAACTTCAGAAAATTGCAAACGAAGTCCGTAAAGACATCGTTACTGCATTACATTCTGCAAAAGCAGGACATCCGGGCGGATCTCTGTCTGCAGCAGATGTATTCACTTATTTATATTTTGAAGAAATGAATATTGATCCAAAGGATCCTAAGAAGGCTGATCGTGACCGTTTCGTACTTTCCAAAGGCCACACAGCACCGGGATACTATTCTGCACTTGCAGAAAGAGGCTTTTTCCCAAAAGAAGATCTGAAGACTCTTCGTCATCTGGGTTCCTATTTACAGGGACATCCGGATATGAAACATATCCCGGGTGTTGATATGTCCAGCGGTTCTCTGGGACAGGGAATCTCTGCAGCAGTTGGTATGGCGCTTTCTGCCAAATTAAGCAATGAAAGCTATCGTGTATATACCTTATTAGGCGACGGCGAAATTCAGGAAGGCCAGGTTTGGGAAGCTGCTATGTTTGCAGGCTTCAGAAAACTGGACAATCTTGTAGTGATCGTGGATAATAATGGACTTCAGATCGACGGTAAGGTTGATGAAGTATGTTCTCCATACCCGATTGATAAGAAATTTGAGGCATTTAACTTCCATGTGATTAACGTTGCAGACGGAAATGATATGGATCAGTTAAGAGCTGCTTTTGATGAAGCAAAAGCTACTAAGGGAATGCCTACAGCTATCATTATGAAAACTGTAAAAGGAAAAGGTGTTTCCTTTATGGAAAATCAGGTTGGATGGCATGGAAAAGCTCCGAATGACGAGCAGTATGCACAGGCAATGGAAGAGTTAGAAAAGGCAGGTGAAGCATTATGTCAGAAGTAA
- the fsa gene encoding fructose-6-phosphate aldolase, whose amino-acid sequence MKFFIDTAKVEDIKAANDMGVICGVTTNPSLIAKEGRDFKEVIKEITSIVDGPISGEVKATTTDAEGMIKEGREIAAIHPNMVVKIPMTVEGLKAVKVLHAEGIKTNVTLIFTANQALLAARAGATYVSPFLGRLDDISTRGVDLIREIAEIFEVAGIETEIIAASVRNPIHVTDCALAGADIATVPYNVIVQMTKHPLTDAGIEKFQKDYKAVFGE is encoded by the coding sequence ATGAAATTTTTTATTGACACAGCAAAAGTAGAAGATATTAAGGCAGCTAATGATATGGGTGTAATCTGTGGTGTTACCACAAATCCGTCTCTTATCGCAAAAGAAGGAAGGGATTTCAAGGAAGTAATCAAAGAGATCACATCTATCGTAGACGGACCGATCAGCGGTGAAGTAAAAGCTACTACAACAGATGCAGAAGGAATGATCAAAGAGGGACGTGAGATTGCAGCCATCCATCCGAACATGGTTGTTAAGATTCCTATGACAGTAGAAGGTCTGAAAGCAGTTAAGGTTCTTCATGCAGAAGGAATCAAGACAAACGTTACTCTGATCTTCACTGCTAACCAGGCACTTCTGGCTGCAAGAGCAGGTGCTACTTATGTATCTCCGTTCCTTGGAAGACTGGATGACATTTCTACAAGAGGTGTTGATCTGATCCGCGAGATTGCTGAGATTTTTGAAGTGGCAGGAATCGAGACAGAAATCATCGCAGCAAGCGTAAGAAATCCGATCCATGTAACAGACTGTGCACTTGCAGGTGCTGACATTGCAACTGTTCCGTACAATGTAATCGTACAGATGACAAAACATCCTCTGACAGATGCAGGTATTGAGAAATTCCAGAAAGATTATAAAGCAGTATTCGGCGAATAA
- a CDS encoding LysM peptidoglycan-binding domain-containing protein, giving the protein MIEVIYKDESQEGQNGEEPFGLPRNIRQIGLAAEDYRIYMEDYVYTFLVRLARTEDSLGEAKTRVAVLTGNLKWRSQTAYLFIKGAIIAEEMEAAPDHIDFSENQWKQIQEAQKEYFEDQEIVGWFFSQPQLLLKVSEVMSKVHMKHFGGEKVLMLMEPQEREDAFFRYENNEMVRLGGYYLYYEKNPGMQTYMIDKNEELQPEPQEKYEDQAVKDFRKIIADKKETRKEPAAPSVFSYGLTACLAIAVLTVGVNFYRSYQNVKQNEKESATVSSVIVEEITPSPVVGTSNNEAVRQHKQYRTDTIQNDAGKNKKNNEENNEENNQSTSEKENSEKKNNTSEKKISAEQTDTEQKSDKTEQLPDVKTEKADKTEQIYQQEADERKAQKRVREAVQKENSEAAGKAHESYVIQPGDTLFQISMDRYGSIEAISQICKLNGMSADEIIYPGQVIVLP; this is encoded by the coding sequence ATGATAGAAGTAATCTATAAGGACGAATCTCAGGAAGGACAAAATGGTGAGGAACCGTTTGGATTACCCAGAAATATACGCCAGATCGGCCTGGCAGCCGAAGATTACAGGATTTATATGGAGGACTATGTGTACACATTTCTGGTAAGACTTGCCAGAACGGAAGACTCTCTGGGAGAAGCAAAAACCAGAGTGGCAGTTCTTACAGGAAATCTTAAATGGCGTTCTCAGACAGCTTATCTGTTTATCAAAGGTGCTATTATAGCGGAGGAGATGGAGGCAGCACCTGATCATATCGATTTTTCGGAAAATCAATGGAAGCAGATACAGGAAGCCCAGAAGGAGTACTTCGAAGATCAGGAGATTGTGGGATGGTTCTTTTCACAGCCTCAGCTTCTCCTGAAAGTATCGGAAGTGATGTCAAAAGTACACATGAAACATTTTGGAGGAGAAAAAGTCCTGATGCTTATGGAACCTCAGGAAAGGGAAGATGCTTTCTTCCGTTATGAAAACAATGAAATGGTGCGTCTGGGAGGGTATTATCTTTATTATGAAAAAAATCCCGGTATGCAGACGTATATGATCGACAAAAATGAAGAACTTCAGCCGGAACCTCAGGAAAAATATGAAGATCAGGCTGTGAAAGATTTTCGCAAAATAATTGCAGATAAAAAGGAAACCAGGAAGGAGCCGGCAGCTCCTTCTGTTTTTTCATATGGATTAACTGCATGTCTGGCAATTGCAGTACTGACAGTGGGTGTTAATTTTTACAGAAGTTACCAGAATGTAAAACAGAACGAAAAGGAGAGCGCGACGGTTTCTTCAGTGATCGTTGAGGAGATAACGCCGTCTCCTGTTGTCGGGACTTCGAACAATGAAGCTGTCAGGCAGCATAAACAATACCGGACAGATACTATACAAAATGATGCAGGGAAGAATAAAAAGAATAATGAAGAGAATAATGAAGAGAATAATCAAAGCACCAGTGAAAAAGAAAATTCTGAAAAGAAAAACAATACTTCAGAGAAAAAAATATCAGCAGAGCAGACAGATACAGAACAAAAATCGGACAAAACAGAACAGCTTCCGGATGTAAAGACAGAAAAAGCAGATAAAACCGAACAAATCTACCAGCAGGAAGCAGATGAACGTAAAGCACAGAAACGTGTCAGGGAAGCTGTGCAGAAGGAAAACAGCGAAGCAGCGGGAAAAGCCCATGAGTCATATGTGATTCAGCCCGGCGATACTCTTTTTCAGATAAGTATGGACAGATACGGAAGTATCGAAGCCATAAGTCAGATCTGCAAATTGAATGGGATGTCAGCGGACGAAATCATTTATCCGGGACAAGTAATTGTATTACCTTAG